One Paraburkholderia kururiensis DNA window includes the following coding sequences:
- a CDS encoding NAD(P)H-dependent flavin oxidoreductase — MTQQAEAGALLRRLGIDQPIILAPMAGVGTPALAAAVSNAGGLGSIGVGAMNAQAARKAIRDTRELTARPFNVNVFCHRPATANAAVERQWLEWLAPVFQRYGAEPPTKLGEIYTSFVADPAMLAVFLDEKPAVVSFHFGLPSAEVIAKLRAAGIRLLASATNLDEAAQVASAGVDAIVAQGIEAGGHRGVFDPAARDDQLGTFALTRLLVREFDLPVIAAGGIMDGAGIAAALALGAQAAQLGTAFVACSETSIDEGYRCAILGDAARHTTLTLAISGRAARAMLNRFTELGSEPTAPATPDYPIAYDAGKALHAAAKAKGEFGYGAQWAGQAAALAREMPAADLMAQLEAELKETIGRLQGLA, encoded by the coding sequence ATGACCCAGCAGGCAGAGGCGGGCGCATTGCTGCGCCGGCTCGGCATCGATCAACCCATCATCCTCGCGCCCATGGCCGGCGTGGGCACGCCGGCGCTGGCCGCCGCCGTATCGAACGCGGGCGGCCTCGGCTCCATCGGCGTGGGCGCGATGAACGCGCAGGCCGCGCGCAAGGCGATTCGCGACACGCGCGAACTCACAGCGAGGCCGTTCAACGTCAACGTGTTCTGCCATCGGCCGGCTACGGCCAACGCCGCGGTGGAGCGGCAATGGCTCGAGTGGCTCGCGCCCGTGTTCCAGCGCTATGGCGCAGAGCCGCCCACAAAACTCGGTGAGATCTACACGAGCTTCGTCGCGGACCCGGCCATGCTTGCCGTGTTCCTCGACGAAAAGCCGGCTGTGGTGAGCTTCCATTTCGGCTTGCCCTCGGCGGAGGTCATCGCGAAGCTGCGCGCGGCCGGCATCCGGCTGCTCGCGAGCGCGACGAATCTCGACGAAGCCGCCCAGGTGGCGAGTGCCGGCGTGGATGCGATCGTCGCGCAAGGCATCGAGGCGGGCGGTCATCGCGGCGTGTTCGATCCGGCCGCACGCGACGATCAGCTGGGCACGTTCGCGTTGACCCGCCTGCTCGTGCGCGAATTCGATCTGCCTGTGATCGCCGCGGGCGGCATCATGGACGGCGCCGGCATCGCCGCAGCGTTGGCGCTCGGCGCACAGGCGGCACAACTGGGTACGGCGTTCGTGGCGTGTTCCGAAACGTCGATCGACGAAGGCTACCGCTGTGCGATCCTGGGCGACGCCGCGCGCCACACCACGCTCACGCTGGCCATCTCGGGCCGCGCCGCGCGCGCCATGCTGAACCGCTTCACGGAACTCGGCAGCGAGCCGACGGCCCCCGCCACGCCCGATTACCCCATTGCCTATGACGCGGGCAAGGCGCTCCACGCGGCGGCGAAAGCGAAGGGCGAATTCGGCTATGGCGCGCAATGGGCAGGCCAGGCCGCGGCGCTCGCGCGCGAGATGCCGGCCGCCGACCTCATGGCGCAGCTCGAAGCGGAGTTGAAGGAAACCATCGGACGATTGCAGGGGCTTGCATAA